A stretch of the Kushneria konosiri genome encodes the following:
- the guaD gene encoding guanine deaminase, protein MSSLNALRGMTLHFNDDPGTSDEPREGSVEFHQDGLILIQEGRILQSGPAQVLLENLPEGTPIEHWPDQLIMPGFIDPHLHYSQLDIIASYGRQLLDWLNTYTFPEECRFVDRAYADEIANAFLEQLLANGVTTALAFCTSHPASVDALFSAAFERNMRMLGGKVMMDRNAPAALCDTPETGIRDSRQLIEQWHNRGRLEYAITPRFAPTSTPQQLAATGELLSDYPGMVMQTHLSENRQEVEWVKSLFSEARDYLDVYSRYQLVRPRAIFAHGIYIDDDVRQRLADDGGAIAFCPSSNLFLGSGLFDWRQAREQEVRVGIASDIGAGTSFSPFQTLQDAYKVGQLSGQPLTPWQAFYAHTLGNARVLDIDHHIGSLTAGMEADITVINPRATPMLTRKDRHDPTLMEKLFNLMILGDERCISATYVMGKKLYDAASH, encoded by the coding sequence ATGAGCAGTCTTAACGCACTAAGGGGCATGACCCTGCATTTTAATGATGATCCAGGGACGAGCGATGAGCCTCGAGAAGGCAGTGTGGAATTTCATCAGGATGGGCTAATCCTGATTCAGGAAGGACGCATACTGCAAAGCGGCCCAGCGCAGGTGCTACTGGAAAATCTGCCGGAAGGCACCCCCATCGAACACTGGCCGGATCAACTGATCATGCCGGGCTTTATCGATCCGCATCTTCACTACAGTCAGCTCGATATCATAGCTTCCTACGGTCGTCAGCTGCTCGACTGGCTCAACACCTACACCTTTCCGGAAGAATGTCGTTTCGTTGATCGGGCCTATGCTGACGAGATTGCCAACGCCTTTCTTGAGCAGCTGCTGGCCAATGGTGTCACCACTGCGCTGGCCTTTTGCACCAGCCACCCCGCCTCTGTCGATGCCCTTTTCAGCGCCGCTTTCGAGCGAAACATGCGCATGCTGGGCGGTAAGGTGATGATGGACCGCAACGCCCCGGCGGCGCTGTGTGATACGCCCGAGACCGGCATCCGTGATAGCCGCCAGCTAATTGAGCAATGGCACAACCGTGGCCGGCTCGAGTACGCGATCACCCCTCGTTTTGCACCCACATCAACGCCGCAACAGCTGGCCGCCACCGGTGAGCTTTTGAGTGACTATCCCGGCATGGTGATGCAGACCCACCTGTCCGAAAACCGGCAGGAAGTTGAATGGGTCAAATCTCTTTTCTCGGAAGCACGCGACTACCTGGACGTCTATTCACGCTATCAGCTGGTGCGTCCAAGGGCGATTTTCGCCCACGGCATTTATATAGATGATGATGTTCGACAACGGCTCGCCGATGATGGAGGGGCCATCGCCTTTTGCCCGAGTTCGAACCTGTTTCTGGGCAGTGGGCTTTTCGATTGGCGCCAAGCACGTGAGCAGGAAGTGCGCGTTGGCATTGCCAGTGATATTGGCGCCGGCACCAGCTTCAGCCCCTTTCAGACCCTTCAGGATGCCTACAAGGTCGGTCAGCTATCAGGCCAACCCCTGACACCATGGCAGGCCTTTTATGCCCATACGCTGGGTAACGCCCGTGTGCTCGACATCGATCACCACATCGGTAGTCTGACTGCCGGCATGGAAGCGGACATCACCGTCATCAACCCACGCGCGACACCCATGCTGACCCGCAAGGATCGACACGACCCCACCCTTATGGAAAAGCTTTTCAACCTGATGATCCTTGGTGATGAACGCTGCATCAGTGCCACCTACGTCATGGGCAAAAAGCTTTATGATGCCGCCTCCCACTGA
- a CDS encoding uracil-xanthine permease family protein has protein sequence MHDNELIFRHGDRPPFHTSFLVAFQHVLACFVAIIAPTIIVTGALGLQSEAPYLISLALLVSGISTLIQTQRLGPLGSGLLCVQGTSFSFVAPLISAGLIAREHGASDHEVLGVLFGICMAGSLIEMALGSVLHHLKRIITPTVTGVVVTLIGLSLVSVGVTDIAGGHGAENPGDPLNLLLAVIVIGVVLTCQLSRHPMLRVGSVFVGLLAGCIAAALMGRLDLSGVAQAPLFQFPQPLRYGLGFDVAAFIPVAFIFAITAIETVGDLTGSSRASHLPTSGPEYQKRIRGGVLGDSFNSLLAGILNTFPNTTFSQNTGIIHLTGVASRHIGLFVGGILIVLGLIPAMGAMLQSIPQPVLGAATTLMFGLIAVSGIRMLAEQRMTRKRVMIIALSLGAGLGVELVPQVLSGLPELVQSVLSSSITTGGLLAILMHLILPEHQVTEENAMSDAARQTADTP, from the coding sequence ATGCATGACAATGAGTTGATATTTCGACACGGTGATCGGCCACCGTTCCATACGTCGTTTCTGGTCGCCTTTCAGCATGTACTGGCCTGTTTTGTCGCCATTATTGCGCCCACCATCATCGTTACCGGTGCACTGGGCCTACAAAGTGAAGCGCCCTATCTGATCAGTCTGGCACTGCTGGTCTCCGGCATCAGTACACTGATTCAGACTCAGCGTCTTGGGCCTCTGGGATCAGGCCTTCTGTGCGTACAGGGCACCAGCTTTTCCTTTGTGGCACCCCTCATTTCAGCCGGCCTGATTGCCCGTGAGCACGGCGCCTCCGATCATGAAGTGCTGGGCGTACTGTTTGGCATCTGCATGGCCGGTAGTCTGATCGAGATGGCACTGGGCAGCGTGCTGCATCATTTAAAGCGCATCATTACCCCTACAGTCACCGGTGTGGTGGTCACCCTGATCGGCCTGAGTCTGGTCAGCGTTGGCGTCACCGACATCGCCGGCGGGCATGGCGCCGAAAATCCAGGTGACCCTCTCAATCTGCTGTTGGCAGTGATCGTGATAGGCGTAGTACTGACCTGTCAGCTCAGCCGCCACCCCATGCTGCGGGTAGGGTCCGTCTTTGTTGGCCTTTTGGCCGGCTGTATTGCGGCAGCACTGATGGGTCGTCTGGATCTGAGCGGCGTGGCACAGGCACCACTGTTCCAGTTTCCGCAGCCCCTGCGCTACGGGTTGGGCTTTGATGTAGCAGCCTTTATTCCGGTCGCCTTCATCTTTGCCATCACGGCCATCGAAACCGTGGGGGATCTGACCGGCTCGTCACGTGCTTCGCACTTACCCACCAGCGGCCCGGAATATCAAAAGCGTATCCGCGGAGGCGTTCTGGGTGACAGTTTCAACTCCCTGCTCGCCGGCATCCTTAACACCTTCCCCAATACCACCTTCAGCCAGAATACGGGCATCATTCATCTGACCGGAGTCGCCAGCCGTCATATCGGCCTGTTTGTCGGCGGTATTTTGATTGTTCTGGGGTTAATACCCGCCATGGGCGCCATGCTACAGTCCATTCCACAGCCCGTTCTGGGTGCGGCGACGACATTAATGTTCGGCTTGATTGCCGTTTCCGGTATCCGAATGCTTGCCGAGCAGCGCATGACCCGCAAACGGGTCATGATCATTGCGCTGTCTCTTGGAGCCGGGCTGGGCGTCGAACTGGTGCCGCAGGTGCTTTCAGGACTGCCGGAACTGGTGCAAAGTGTTCTCTCTTCCTCGATTACGACAGGCGGGCTGCTGGCCATCCTCATGCATCTGATTCTGCCCGAGCATCAGGTGACGGAAGAGAACGCGATGTCTGACGCTGCCAGACAGACGGCCGATACTCCTTAA
- a CDS encoding hydroxyisourate hydrolase, with product MATLTTRVLDQHNGVAVEGMVVSLEINGDDEPILTLHTNARGELEDTLLQDGSGGHYRLIYHVRDYFLSQGVECPLFDRIPVELTLSRGAKETIVLLVSPWGYNVHRDSRGCHDHRSSGRR from the coding sequence ATGGCCACGCTGACGACGCGAGTACTCGATCAACACAATGGGGTTGCAGTAGAAGGGATGGTGGTGTCGCTTGAAATTAACGGAGATGACGAACCCATTCTGACGCTTCATACCAATGCTCGGGGAGAGCTTGAAGATACGCTGCTTCAGGATGGTAGTGGGGGACACTATCGTCTTATCTATCACGTACGTGACTATTTTCTGAGCCAGGGCGTGGAGTGCCCGCTGTTTGATCGAATACCGGTCGAACTCACGCTATCACGTGGCGCAAAAGAAACCATCGTCCTGCTGGTCAGCCCCTGGGGATACAATGTTCATCGTGACAGCCGAGGCTGTCACGATCACCGGTCATCCGGCAGACGCTGA
- a CDS encoding efflux RND transporter permease subunit, which produces MNISSFFINRPIFATVISIIITLIGFMSVRGLAVEQYPQVVPPSVSVSASFPGADAQTLSDTVASTLTEEINGVQNMIYITSTSADSGQMSMQVYFRIGTNPDQATIDVNNRVQRALSQLPSEVQTQGVTVEQQSSSILLFLALYSPNDEYDRLFLNNYANINILDEIRRLPGVGNAEVLGNQNFAMRIWINPDKLAQYDLTPAEVSSAIRSQNTVVSAGKLNGAPQRNPGAYTYTVTTQGRLESAEQFRNIILRTNEDGSSLKLSDVARVELGSSSYGVIGRVNGAPIAPIAIYQQPGANALDVAEEVKATLADMKTRFPAGLDYVIPYDTTLFIDASIESVTHTFIEALILVAIIVFVFLQNWRSTLVAMSVVPISVVGTFGGMYLLDFSINLLSLFGMILAIGIVVDDAIVVIENIERILEEEPDITPLNAAFKAMKEVTGPVLATSFIMAAVFIPVAFISGMTGQMYRQFALTIAISVGISALVALSFTPAISAIFIKRHKDGNEPGWLRAIKKPFVWFNKGFNKVTNVFLACVGFLIRHVIITLALFIGCGVLSWWLYSQLPQGLIPTTDQGIVISAVSLPDGSSVERTDEYMQKLSKQLEGIDAVDYVTSIPGYDLVSGAANTAKGTMFISMKPWSQRDVTADQLIGTVMQKGASIPGGKAMAFNLPPIIGLSPTGGLTGYLQSLGGAGPQELYKATLKIMQAANKDPAIAQAFSTLNTSVPTYHIEVDRQKAQSLGVNLSDLNTTLSSTFGTSFVNYFTRQSRNFQVYLQSEDEFRKSPEDLNKVYVRGGDGQRVPLSTLVTMTRQQAPTTLDRYNVYPAAKFQIAAAPGYSNGQAMDVVKRIVQEELGSEYSMGWTGEAYQQENAGDAATIAIVFGIIMVFLILAAQYESWTLPLAVIAAVPFAFLGSVLAVWLRHFDTSVYLQVGLLVVVGLAAKNAILIVEFAQQQRTREGLSIVEAATHAAQQRFRPIVMTSLAFIGGTLPLALASGASEASRHHIGTPVVGGMITITILASLFVPATYVFIMQASQWASRKLGIGQQQKEEQGNTVEASTGRSTSASDDDHRS; this is translated from the coding sequence ATGAATATATCGAGCTTTTTCATCAATCGGCCAATCTTTGCGACCGTTATCTCGATCATTATTACGTTGATCGGGTTCATGTCGGTCAGAGGGTTGGCGGTCGAGCAGTATCCGCAGGTTGTACCGCCCAGCGTTTCCGTCAGCGCAAGCTTTCCCGGTGCTGATGCTCAGACGCTGTCGGATACGGTGGCCTCCACGCTTACCGAGGAGATCAACGGCGTCCAGAACATGATCTACATCACGTCCACCAGTGCCGACAGTGGACAGATGAGCATGCAGGTCTATTTCAGGATTGGAACCAATCCTGATCAGGCCACTATCGACGTCAATAATCGTGTTCAGCGCGCGCTCTCACAGCTGCCCAGTGAGGTGCAGACTCAGGGGGTGACGGTTGAGCAGCAGTCCAGCAGTATTCTTCTGTTTCTGGCGTTGTATTCGCCGAATGACGAATACGATCGCCTGTTTCTGAACAACTACGCCAACATCAACATTCTTGATGAAATCAGACGCCTGCCGGGTGTGGGTAATGCAGAAGTGCTGGGTAATCAGAACTTCGCGATGCGGATCTGGATCAATCCGGACAAGCTGGCCCAATACGACCTGACGCCTGCAGAAGTCTCTTCTGCTATCCGGTCACAAAATACGGTGGTTTCCGCTGGTAAGCTCAACGGTGCACCTCAGCGTAACCCGGGTGCCTATACCTATACGGTGACCACCCAGGGCCGCCTGGAATCTGCCGAGCAATTTCGCAACATTATCCTGCGTACCAATGAAGATGGCTCTTCTCTGAAACTCAGCGACGTTGCTCGGGTCGAGCTGGGGTCTTCAAGTTATGGTGTCATCGGGCGTGTCAATGGCGCCCCCATTGCCCCCATTGCGATCTATCAGCAGCCGGGCGCCAACGCGCTGGATGTTGCTGAAGAGGTCAAGGCCACGCTTGCTGACATGAAAACGCGTTTCCCGGCAGGGCTTGATTACGTCATTCCCTACGACACGACGCTTTTCATTGATGCCTCCATTGAGTCGGTAACGCATACCTTTATCGAAGCACTGATACTGGTGGCCATCATTGTCTTTGTGTTTTTGCAAAACTGGCGCTCAACACTGGTGGCGATGTCCGTGGTACCCATCTCGGTGGTCGGAACCTTTGGTGGGATGTATCTGCTGGACTTCTCGATCAATCTGCTGTCGCTGTTCGGGATGATTCTGGCGATAGGGATCGTGGTGGACGATGCGATCGTGGTCATCGAAAACATTGAGCGCATACTCGAAGAAGAGCCAGATATCACACCGTTGAATGCAGCCTTCAAGGCAATGAAAGAGGTGACCGGCCCGGTCCTGGCGACCTCGTTCATCATGGCGGCGGTGTTCATACCAGTAGCATTTATCTCCGGCATGACCGGCCAGATGTATCGCCAGTTTGCACTTACCATCGCGATTTCCGTCGGGATTTCAGCGCTGGTCGCACTGTCGTTTACTCCGGCCATCAGTGCCATCTTTATCAAGCGCCACAAGGATGGCAACGAACCCGGCTGGCTACGTGCGATCAAAAAGCCCTTTGTCTGGTTTAACAAGGGCTTTAACAAGGTCACCAATGTCTTTCTGGCCTGTGTCGGCTTTCTGATCCGCCACGTCATCATCACACTGGCATTGTTTATCGGTTGTGGTGTGCTCTCCTGGTGGCTCTATTCCCAGCTGCCTCAGGGCCTGATTCCGACGACCGATCAGGGCATCGTGATTTCAGCGGTGTCCTTGCCGGATGGATCGTCCGTCGAGCGCACCGATGAATATATGCAGAAGCTTTCAAAGCAGCTTGAAGGCATTGATGCCGTCGATTATGTCACATCGATACCCGGATACGATCTGGTCTCAGGGGCGGCCAATACCGCCAAGGGCACCATGTTCATCTCCATGAAGCCCTGGTCGCAGCGTGATGTGACTGCCGATCAGCTGATCGGGACGGTCATGCAAAAGGGCGCCAGCATCCCGGGCGGCAAGGCAATGGCGTTCAATCTGCCGCCCATCATTGGGCTGTCACCTACCGGGGGGCTGACTGGCTATTTGCAGTCTCTGGGGGGCGCCGGGCCTCAGGAGCTTTACAAGGCAACGCTCAAGATCATGCAGGCGGCCAACAAGGATCCAGCCATTGCACAGGCGTTCAGTACGCTCAATACCTCGGTGCCGACCTATCATATCGAGGTGGATCGACAAAAGGCTCAAAGCCTTGGTGTTAACCTGAGCGATCTCAACACCACGCTATCCAGTACCTTCGGTACCTCTTTCGTGAACTATTTCACACGTCAGAGCCGTAACTTCCAGGTCTATCTGCAGTCGGAAGATGAGTTCCGCAAATCACCGGAAGATCTGAACAAGGTCTATGTTCGTGGTGGCGATGGGCAGCGTGTCCCGCTTTCCACACTGGTGACCATGACCCGTCAACAGGCGCCGACGACGCTGGATCGCTATAATGTCTATCCGGCAGCCAAGTTCCAGATCGCTGCAGCCCCCGGTTATAGTAACGGCCAGGCGATGGATGTCGTGAAGCGTATCGTGCAGGAGGAGCTGGGAAGCGAGTACTCCATGGGCTGGACGGGTGAGGCCTATCAGCAGGAGAACGCCGGCGACGCGGCCACGATTGCCATTGTTTTCGGTATCATCATGGTCTTTCTCATTCTGGCGGCACAGTATGAAAGCTGGACATTGCCGTTGGCGGTCATCGCTGCCGTACCCTTTGCCTTTTTGGGGTCGGTACTGGCTGTCTGGTTGCGCCATTTTGATACCAGCGTCTATCTGCAGGTCGGCCTTCTGGTCGTGGTGGGACTTGCCGCCAAGAATGCGATCTTGATCGTGGAATTTGCGCAGCAGCAGCGCACTCGTGAGGGGCTCTCGATCGTGGAGGCCGCCACGCACGCAGCGCAGCAGCGTTTCCGTCCAATCGTCATGACATCGCTTGCCTTCATTGGTGGTACGCTGCCACTGGCGCTGGCCAGCGGTGCCAGTGAGGCAAGCCGACATCACATTGGTACGCCTGTAGTGGGTGGCATGATCACCATTACGATTCTTGCCAGCCTGTTCGTGCCGGCAACCTATGTGTTTATCATGCAGGCATCACAGTGGGCCAGCCGCAAGCTTGGTATCGGTCAACAGCAAAAAGAAGAGCAGGGCAATACGGTTGAAGCTTCTACCGGACGCTCAACCTCTGCTTCCGATGACGATCATCGCAGCTAG
- a CDS encoding efflux RND transporter periplasmic adaptor subunit — protein MNQNLARRIQGWGLVGVFSLLLTACGGSEENQSSGQQQEKPPREAQVQTLSPFDLEMNKTYPAMVRSDQSVDIVARVDGYLESQHYKAGDIVEKGDPLFTIEKAPYKAAVEQSRADLQSARANYNEAQRDYVRYQRLYQNGSISQQQRDQALNRRETTKAAVAQAKAALDSAQIDLNYTDVTAPVGGQVSLNEVNVGNYVPVQTELAEITPVDPLEVRFSLPQEDAFALRRQRQMENAPGVNVALDFPYAGDSGTTDTTLKGDLDFLGSRVDESTSTVQARAIFANPQGLFLPGQFVRVQLENLMRFHVLAVPEVAVTEGLKGPQVYVLDDDNKVQSRFITMGEQSRGWVIVSEGLKSGERVVVSAIGSLSAGDQVDPQPFDGNADVNPGDPSGMDANGASKTPGQGTSVSGESQQTTADERSNNQG, from the coding sequence ATGAATCAGAACCTTGCCAGAAGGATTCAGGGATGGGGGCTGGTGGGTGTCTTTTCCTTGCTGCTCACAGCATGTGGTGGAAGTGAAGAAAACCAGAGCAGCGGCCAGCAACAGGAAAAGCCACCCAGAGAGGCGCAGGTGCAGACACTGAGCCCCTTCGATCTTGAAATGAACAAGACCTATCCTGCCATGGTACGCAGCGACCAGTCCGTCGATATCGTGGCGCGTGTAGATGGCTACCTCGAATCCCAGCACTATAAGGCTGGTGATATCGTTGAGAAGGGCGATCCTTTATTTACCATTGAAAAGGCCCCTTACAAGGCCGCCGTTGAGCAATCCCGAGCGGACCTGCAAAGTGCCCGAGCCAACTACAATGAAGCTCAGCGTGATTATGTGCGCTATCAGCGACTCTATCAGAATGGCTCGATCAGTCAGCAGCAGCGAGACCAGGCGCTCAACAGGCGTGAAACGACCAAAGCCGCTGTCGCTCAGGCAAAGGCTGCCCTTGATAGTGCGCAGATCGATCTGAACTATACCGATGTCACCGCCCCGGTCGGTGGCCAGGTCAGTCTCAATGAAGTCAATGTCGGCAACTATGTACCGGTACAGACCGAGCTTGCCGAGATCACGCCCGTAGACCCGCTTGAGGTGCGCTTCTCACTGCCTCAGGAAGATGCCTTTGCCCTGCGTCGTCAGCGCCAGATGGAAAACGCGCCGGGCGTCAATGTGGCACTTGATTTTCCCTATGCTGGTGACAGTGGCACTACCGATACCACCCTCAAGGGAGATCTGGACTTTTTAGGGTCTCGCGTGGATGAATCCACCAGTACCGTTCAGGCCAGAGCCATCTTTGCCAACCCGCAGGGGCTTTTCCTGCCGGGTCAGTTTGTACGAGTCCAGCTTGAAAATCTGATGCGCTTTCATGTGCTGGCCGTACCGGAAGTGGCCGTTACGGAAGGTCTCAAGGGGCCGCAGGTCTATGTGCTTGACGATGACAACAAGGTTCAGAGTCGCTTTATCACCATGGGTGAACAGTCACGTGGCTGGGTGATCGTTTCTGAAGGGCTCAAGTCTGGTGAGCGGGTCGTGGTCAGCGCCATTGGCAGCCTCTCTGCCGGTGATCAAGTCGATCCGCAGCCCTTTGATGGCAATGCTGATGTAAACCCGGGAGATCCCTCCGGCATGGATGCAAACGGTGCCAGCAAGACTCCGGGTCAGGGCACCAGCGTCAGCGGTGAATCTCAACAGACCACTGCTGACGAGCGCAGCAACAACCAGGGGTAA
- a CDS encoding AraC family transcriptional regulator gives MMMDSREFDVAATEVILHEHTNILMPMTLVAQQVGLSCSHLRRKFKQSFGVTPTDYHAAIRLDRAAMLLIYTRKSIMEVALECGYQDHAAFSRVFRRHFGSSPRGYRESMRMEIATNGLVRDDATPVNVIEHDEEHFLVMRSFGVDKNSEESLRQMLLAMCPQHAKESIVESVCFYYDDPNITPAHRMRKDVGYRMTKRATWNPPLPLRWVTVPAGRSMSATLGSEKDREQCFKHMAIRWAQEHNEQIRVDHSRVIYHEGMRDAGMKSLELRVPLD, from the coding sequence ATGATGATGGATAGCAGAGAATTTGACGTTGCCGCGACTGAAGTCATTCTTCACGAGCACACCAATATCTTGATGCCCATGACGCTGGTTGCCCAGCAGGTTGGTCTGTCCTGCTCGCATCTGAGGCGTAAATTCAAGCAATCCTTTGGCGTAACGCCCACTGATTATCATGCAGCCATTCGTCTTGACCGGGCGGCCATGCTGCTGATTTATACCCGCAAGTCGATCATGGAAGTCGCACTGGAATGTGGTTATCAGGATCACGCCGCCTTTAGCCGTGTTTTCCGTCGCCACTTTGGCAGTTCGCCCCGTGGTTACCGTGAAAGCATGCGCATGGAAATTGCCACCAACGGCCTGGTGCGTGATGACGCCACACCGGTCAATGTGATCGAGCATGATGAAGAGCATTTTCTGGTCATGCGCTCCTTTGGCGTAGACAAGAACAGCGAAGAGAGCCTGCGCCAGATGCTGCTGGCCATGTGCCCTCAGCACGCCAAGGAATCCATCGTTGAATCTGTCTGCTTCTATTACGATGATCCGAACATCACACCGGCGCACCGTATGCGCAAGGATGTGGGCTATCGCATGACAAAGCGGGCCACATGGAATCCGCCGCTTCCGCTTCGCTGGGTAACTGTTCCCGCCGGTCGTTCGATGAGTGCGACACTCGGCAGTGAAAAGGACCGTGAGCAGTGTTTCAAGCACATGGCGATTCGCTGGGCGCAGGAACACAATGAACAGATTCGTGTTGATCACTCTCGCGTGATTTATCATGAAGGCATGCGTGATGCCGGCATGAAGAGTCTTGAGCTGCGTGTGCCGCTCGACTGA